One window of the Marmota flaviventris isolate mMarFla1 chromosome 2, mMarFla1.hap1, whole genome shotgun sequence genome contains the following:
- the Lkaaear1 gene encoding protein LKAAEAR1, translated as MPPPAGKCSSEQVGKSASGSGPREERAKRVPATKPGWTLTLEGLAAMSPTQRHRHLLFGDLLEDVGAAASIFPRESVELEYLVPDPRTWTQCELPTERWNRLLGVLKAAEARGRVRALRLRYTRMRAEEIALLIQRQGSARAAIRLETFLPPQLKPTRIPDPLDRQERRRVETILEEAVDGSIFPR; from the exons ATGCCGCCGCCCGCAGGGAAGTGCTCGAGTGAGCAGGTGGGGAAGAGCGCGTCAGGAAGCGGGCCTCGTGAGGAGCGCGCCAAGCGGGTGCCCGCGACCAAGCCAGGCTGGACCCTGACGCTGGAGGGGCTGGCCGCCATGAGCCCCACGCAGCGACACCGCCACCTGCTTTTCGGTGACCTGCTCGAGGACGTGGGTGCAGCCGCCTCCATCTTTCCGCGCGAGTCGGTAGAGCTGGAGTACCTCGTGCCCGACCCCCGCACCTGGACGCAGTGCGAGCTACCCACCGAGCGCTGGAACCGGCTGCTGGGCGTCCTCAAGGCCGCGGAGGCTCGCGGGCGAGTCCGCGCCCTGCGACTGCGCTACACCCGAATGCGG GCAGAGGAAATTGCGCTCCTGATCCAGCGGCAGGGCTCAGCGCGCGCCGCCATCAGACTGGAGACATTCCTGCCGCCACAGCTGAAACCCACACGGATTCCGGATCCCCTGGATCGACAAGAG CGGAGGCGTGTGGAGACCATTCTGGAGGAGGCGGTGGATGGCAGCATCTTCCCACGGTGA